One region of Halomicrobium sp. LC1Hm genomic DNA includes:
- a CDS encoding multiprotein bridging factor aMBF1: MVQCEMCGKDVASPNRVKIEGAELDVCDECTDFGTEVTTEDSSSTSTKYSTSSSSSGSSGSSSSSSSSSSSRPRHDMFDEMDELAQDYDQRIREAREERGLTQEELAGELNLKASLIRKLEHGDTLPSDDVQTTLERELDISLSAGGTDADEEWSGGSSSGEYTLGDVVKRKD, translated from the coding sequence ATGGTTCAGTGTGAGATGTGCGGGAAGGACGTCGCTTCTCCGAATCGAGTGAAGATCGAGGGTGCCGAGCTCGACGTCTGCGACGAATGTACCGACTTCGGGACCGAGGTCACGACCGAGGACAGCTCCTCGACCTCGACGAAGTACTCGACGAGCAGTTCTTCGTCTGGCAGCTCCGGGAGCAGCTCCAGCAGTTCCAGCAGCTCCAGCAGCCGCCCCCGACACGACATGTTCGACGAGATGGACGAGCTGGCACAGGACTACGACCAGCGAATCCGCGAGGCCCGCGAAGAACGCGGCCTCACTCAGGAGGAGCTGGCCGGTGAGCTCAATCTGAAGGCGAGTCTGATCCGCAAGCTCGAACACGGCGACACGCTGCCCAGCGACGACGTCCAGACGACGCTCGAACGCGAGCTCGACATCTCGCTGAGTGCCGGCGGCACCGACGCCGACGAGGAGTGGAGCGGTGGCTCGTCGAGTGGCGAGTACACGCTCGGCGACGTGGTCAAGCGAAAGGACTAG
- a CDS encoding chemotaxis protein CheC, with product MPLLIDVRKLSIINQLIKSGAENVTASLETLAGVEATVEIKSLSFVEPSDIPAEMGDGEIYGARVRLTEPPYGVFLMTFSPATAAEVASLLTNTSTEDGFNQLHESALSEMCNVLTSGFIDGIANTLETTIDFATPQLERDQATAIADDALTHVRRDSMSIVLDSIVDIADSDVAFKLRIFLVPDPGSFVHVIDQLELDRSTSEPTRSKAHEVEELDMTADESVDLGE from the coding sequence ATGCCGTTACTCATCGACGTTCGGAAGCTGTCGATCATCAACCAGCTGATAAAGAGCGGGGCCGAGAACGTCACGGCCTCGCTGGAGACGCTGGCCGGCGTCGAAGCGACCGTCGAGATCAAGAGCCTCTCGTTCGTCGAACCGTCGGACATCCCCGCAGAGATGGGTGACGGCGAGATTTACGGGGCTCGCGTCAGGCTCACCGAGCCGCCCTACGGCGTCTTCCTGATGACATTCTCCCCGGCGACGGCGGCCGAGGTCGCCAGTCTGCTCACGAACACGTCGACGGAAGACGGCTTCAATCAGCTCCACGAGAGCGCGCTCTCGGAGATGTGTAACGTCCTCACCTCGGGGTTCATCGACGGCATCGCGAACACGCTGGAGACGACGATCGACTTCGCCACGCCACAGCTGGAACGGGACCAGGCGACGGCGATCGCCGACGACGCACTGACCCACGTCAGGCGCGACTCGATGTCGATCGTCCTGGACTCGATCGTCGACATCGCCGACTCCGACGTGGCGTTCAAGCTCCGGATCTTCCTCGTTCCGGACCCGGGCTCGTTCGTCCACGTGATCGACCAGCTGGAGCTCGACCGGTCGACGAGCGAGCCGACGCGGTCGAAGGCCCACGAGGTCGAGGAGCTCGACATGACAGCCGACGAGTCGGTCGATCTCGGCGAGTAA
- a CDS encoding adenylate kinase family protein, whose amino-acid sequence MRVAVTGTPGTGKTTATERLATDLDVIHLNDAIKREGLADGVDEDRDSVVADFEAIESWLDGRDDVLVESHLAHHFDADRVIVLRAHPATIEERLADRDESDASIAENAESEALDVILTEAVEAHGTDSVYEIDTTDRSRAAVAEAIEAVVAGEREPSAGTVSFVEWL is encoded by the coding sequence ATGCGCGTCGCGGTCACCGGGACGCCGGGCACCGGGAAGACGACGGCGACCGAGCGACTGGCGACCGACCTCGACGTGATCCACCTCAACGACGCGATCAAGCGCGAGGGGCTGGCCGACGGCGTCGACGAGGACCGCGACAGCGTCGTGGCCGACTTCGAGGCGATCGAGTCGTGGCTCGACGGCCGCGACGACGTGCTCGTCGAGTCTCACCTCGCTCACCACTTCGACGCGGATCGCGTGATCGTGTTGCGGGCACACCCGGCGACGATCGAGGAGCGCCTCGCCGACCGGGACGAGAGCGACGCCTCGATCGCGGAGAACGCGGAGAGCGAGGCCCTCGACGTGATCCTCACCGAGGCCGTCGAGGCCCACGGCACCGACTCCGTCTACGAGATCGACACGACGGACCGATCGAGAGCGGCGGTCGCCGAAGCGATCGAGGCCGTCGTCGCCGGTGAGCGCGAGCCGAGTGCCGGCACCGTCTCGTTCGTCGAGTGGCTATGA
- a CDS encoding CDP-alcohol phosphatidyltransferase family protein: MTLDQFRPLADRALGPFVTVAKRLGVSPNGVSVVAFALAAAAGGAFFLAGDRPLLYAVGAVLVFANGWLDLVDGALARELSVASSGGDLLDHVLDRYADIVMLVGLAAGIGRYDLGLAAVTGVLMTSYLGTQAQAVDLDRVYGGLLGRADRLALIGVAGAVAAVLTQPFQGLTVVGWLLVVFAVVGHLTALQRFYYAMRALD; encoded by the coding sequence ATGACGCTGGATCAGTTCCGCCCACTCGCCGACCGGGCGCTTGGCCCCTTCGTGACGGTCGCAAAGCGGCTGGGCGTGAGCCCCAACGGCGTCAGCGTCGTCGCGTTCGCCCTCGCGGCCGCGGCCGGCGGCGCGTTCTTCCTGGCGGGCGATCGGCCCCTGCTGTACGCCGTCGGTGCCGTGCTGGTGTTCGCCAACGGCTGGCTCGACCTCGTCGACGGCGCGCTGGCCCGAGAGCTGTCGGTCGCCTCCTCCGGCGGTGACCTGCTGGATCACGTGCTCGACCGGTACGCCGACATCGTCATGCTGGTCGGCCTCGCGGCCGGAATCGGTCGGTACGACCTCGGACTGGCGGCCGTCACTGGCGTCCTGATGACCTCCTACCTCGGCACACAGGCCCAGGCGGTCGACCTCGATCGGGTGTACGGCGGCCTGCTCGGGCGCGCGGATCGACTGGCGCTGATCGGCGTCGCGGGCGCGGTCGCGGCCGTCCTCACCCAGCCCTTCCAGGGGCTCACCGTCGTCGGCTGGCTGCTGGTCGTCTTCGCGGTCGTGGGCCACCTGACGGCGCTCCAGCGGTTCTACTACGCGATGCGGGCGCTGGACTGA
- a CDS encoding response regulator transcription factor, which yields MSDLVPDEPTVLVVEDEPQLADLYVEYIDDSYTVLTAYSGEAAIEQLDEAIDVVLLDRRMPVCSGNEVLAAIEDHPLDCRVAMVTAVDPDFDIIELGVDDYLVKPVTQDEIREVVDRLFKISEYNDQLTELTGKKLKRNVLQVEKPPRELEASERFQQLEAEIRELEATVETIADDLDVEERDLRL from the coding sequence GTGAGTGATCTGGTGCCAGACGAACCGACAGTGTTGGTCGTGGAAGACGAGCCACAGCTGGCGGATCTCTACGTGGAGTACATCGACGACTCGTACACGGTCCTGACGGCCTACAGCGGCGAAGCGGCGATCGAACAGCTCGACGAGGCCATCGACGTCGTGTTGCTCGACCGGCGGATGCCGGTCTGCTCGGGCAACGAGGTGCTCGCCGCCATCGAAGACCACCCGCTGGACTGTCGGGTCGCGATGGTGACCGCCGTCGACCCCGACTTCGACATCATCGAACTCGGCGTCGACGACTACCTCGTCAAACCGGTCACCCAGGACGAGATCCGGGAGGTCGTCGATCGACTGTTCAAGATCTCGGAGTACAACGATCAGCTCACGGAGCTCACCGGAAAGAAGCTCAAGCGCAACGTCCTCCAGGTCGAGAAGCCACCGCGCGAACTCGAAGCCAGCGAACGGTTCCAGCAGCTCGAAGCCGAGATCAGAGAACTCGAAGCGACGGTCGAGACGATCGCAGACGACCTCGACGTCGAGGAACGCGACCTGCGACTCTAG
- the hisC gene encoding histidinol-phosphate transaminase — protein MQPRDLSAHGVYRAGRGIEEVARELDVDPDDLVKLASNENMYGPSPAAVEAIRSSAEQMHSYPKASHADLVDRLADRWGLAPEQVWLGNGGDGVLDYFARAMLEPGDAVLVPAPGFAYYPMSARFHHGTIREYTLSKADDFEQTAETVLAAYDGERIVYLTSPHNPTGTEIGNDDVAEIADRTDEETLVLVDEAYGEFTDATSARALVDERDDVAVLRTFSKAYGLAGVRLGYGFVPEEWADAYARINTPFAASELACRAGLAALDDDEHVEKTVETARWAREYYHEHLDARTWESGGNFVLAEVGDAEAVADAAQRDGVIVRDCGSFGLPECVRITCGTREDTRTAVEVVNGVLD, from the coding sequence ATGCAACCACGGGACCTCTCGGCCCACGGCGTCTACCGTGCCGGGCGAGGGATCGAAGAGGTCGCTCGGGAACTCGACGTGGACCCGGACGATCTCGTGAAGCTCGCGTCGAACGAGAACATGTACGGTCCGAGTCCGGCCGCCGTCGAGGCGATCCGGTCGTCGGCCGAACAGATGCACTCGTACCCGAAGGCCTCCCACGCGGACCTCGTCGATCGCCTCGCCGACCGCTGGGGGCTCGCCCCGGAACAGGTCTGGCTGGGCAACGGCGGCGACGGCGTCCTCGACTACTTCGCTCGCGCGATGCTGGAGCCGGGCGACGCGGTCCTCGTCCCCGCGCCGGGGTTTGCCTACTACCCGATGAGCGCGCGGTTCCACCACGGGACGATCCGAGAGTACACCCTCTCGAAGGCCGACGACTTCGAGCAGACGGCCGAGACGGTGCTCGCAGCCTACGACGGCGAGCGGATCGTCTATCTCACCAGCCCCCACAATCCGACCGGAACGGAGATCGGAAACGACGACGTGGCCGAGATCGCCGACCGGACCGACGAGGAGACGCTCGTCCTCGTCGACGAGGCCTACGGCGAGTTCACCGACGCGACCAGCGCGCGCGCACTCGTCGACGAGCGCGACGACGTGGCCGTCCTGCGGACCTTCTCGAAGGCGTACGGACTCGCCGGTGTTCGCCTCGGCTACGGCTTCGTCCCCGAGGAGTGGGCCGACGCCTACGCGCGCATCAACACGCCGTTCGCGGCCAGCGAACTGGCCTGTCGGGCGGGACTGGCCGCACTGGACGACGACGAACACGTCGAGAAGACCGTCGAGACCGCCCGGTGGGCCCGCGAGTACTACCACGAGCACCTCGACGCACGGACCTGGGAGAGCGGGGGGAACTTCGTGCTCGCGGAGGTGGGCGACGCCGAGGCCGTCGCCGACGCGGCCCAGCGCGACGGCGTCATCGTCCGGGACTGTGGCAGCTTCGGCCTGCCCGAGTGTGTCCGGATCACCTGTGGCACGCGCGAGGACACGAGGACTGCCGTCGAGGTCGTCAACGGGGTGCTCGACTGA
- the tpiA gene encoding triose-phosphate isomerase codes for MFVLVNLKAYPCDPIEVATAAADVSDETGVRVAVAPQAAHLDAVAETGVETWAQHVSPVEHGSHTGSTLAEAAADAGATGTLLNHSENRLKLADVDGSLDAAERADLETIVCANNPEQIAAAAALGPDAVAVEPPALIGTGTPVSKADPDIVTDAVSAAASVDESVDVLCGAGISTGEDVVSAGDLGASGVLLASGVAKADDPRAALEDLVAPLK; via the coding sequence ATGTTCGTTCTGGTAAACCTCAAAGCGTACCCGTGTGATCCGATCGAAGTCGCGACCGCCGCCGCCGACGTGAGCGACGAGACCGGCGTTCGCGTCGCCGTCGCGCCCCAGGCGGCCCACCTCGACGCCGTCGCCGAGACCGGTGTCGAGACGTGGGCCCAGCACGTCAGTCCCGTCGAGCACGGCAGCCACACCGGCTCCACGCTCGCGGAGGCCGCGGCCGACGCCGGTGCGACCGGGACGCTGTTGAACCACTCCGAGAACCGACTGAAGCTCGCCGATGTCGACGGCTCGCTGGACGCCGCCGAGCGCGCGGACCTGGAGACGATCGTCTGTGCCAACAACCCCGAACAGATCGCCGCCGCGGCGGCGCTGGGACCGGACGCCGTCGCCGTCGAACCGCCCGCCCTGATCGGGACGGGGACGCCGGTCAGCAAGGCCGACCCGGACATCGTCACGGACGCGGTCTCGGCCGCGGCGTCGGTCGACGAGAGCGTCGACGTGCTCTGTGGCGCTGGCATCTCGACCGGCGAAGACGTGGTGTCGGCCGGCGACCTCGGCGCGAGCGGCGTCCTGCTCGCGAGCGGCGTCGCCAAGGCCGACGATCCGCGTGCCGCGCTGGAGGATCTGGTCGCACCGCTGAAGTAA
- a CDS encoding CopG family transcriptional regulator encodes MAKTSVDLPDRIVSEIDRLVESGEYLNREQAYEELLTMGLSAYGPAEEETEEPGENLFDQNMNDQTDPAARDEGSGDDFTF; translated from the coding sequence ATGGCCAAGACAAGCGTCGACCTCCCCGACCGTATCGTCTCCGAGATCGACCGGCTCGTCGAGTCCGGCGAGTACCTCAACCGCGAACAGGCCTACGAGGAACTGCTGACGATGGGCCTGTCCGCGTACGGACCCGCCGAGGAAGAGACCGAAGAACCGGGTGAGAACCTCTTCGACCAGAACATGAACGACCAGACCGACCCCGCAGCCCGCGACGAGGGCAGCGGCGACGACTTCACGTTCTGA
- a CDS encoding helicase HerA domain-containing protein, with protein MAETEHITVATTSAGVGGTDEPGRSVDLPVVELLTGRGFVTGKSGSGKSNTASVIAEKLLDNGFGLLIVDIDGEYYGLKEEYEILHVGGDEECDIQVTVEHAEKIASLALEQNVPIILDISSFLDQEEAEDLLTEVARHLFAKAKKQKQPFLMLVEECHEWIPEKGSVNEVGQMLIKIGKRGRKHGLGMVGISQRPADVKKDYITQCDWLVWHRLTWNNDTKVVGRIIDSEYADAVEDLDNGEAFLMTDWAETIRRVQFHRKQTFDAGATPGLDDFERPELKSVSDDLVSELETISEEKEQTQGRIKDLREELDKKNSRIAELEKELQDARDMTRMAEQFTEALLDHVEGYNPGRTQKEKERTRQAQLRGAIEDGEGADDGEEVADESSEAESSEGESTDDQSAGSDGPDGEPTDESEPASAADEPADSADESADSSDEPADTPDEGAVAPDTDEPAPDGTSGGGFGDAFGSFADGGPAISGGGERAGADGAGEATTADGSTDATDDAGDEPDGLDLDFEPAASGNADGGAEVAFADATAEEDESADADDRRESSTDEGPHSQPRFVVDLRTELEEMDEKTRRMLQYYVEQGADTPLNAHFSAGGSGDRTSAYAHNRELRLAGFVEHVGRGRYAPRLKALVRERAPDEPSATDVVDAVTELRSTIGTA; from the coding sequence ATGGCCGAGACGGAACACATCACTGTCGCGACGACCAGCGCCGGCGTCGGCGGAACTGACGAACCGGGCCGTTCCGTCGACCTCCCGGTCGTCGAACTCCTCACCGGCCGGGGGTTCGTCACGGGCAAGTCCGGCTCCGGGAAGTCCAACACGGCGTCGGTCATCGCCGAGAAGCTGCTGGACAACGGCTTCGGACTGCTGATCGTCGACATCGACGGAGAGTACTACGGCCTCAAAGAGGAGTACGAGATCCTCCACGTCGGCGGCGACGAGGAGTGTGACATCCAGGTCACCGTCGAACACGCCGAGAAAATCGCCTCGCTCGCGCTCGAACAGAACGTTCCGATCATCCTCGACATCTCGTCGTTCCTCGACCAGGAGGAGGCCGAGGACCTCCTCACCGAAGTCGCTCGGCACCTCTTTGCCAAAGCTAAAAAGCAGAAACAGCCGTTCCTCATGCTCGTCGAGGAGTGCCACGAGTGGATCCCGGAGAAGGGATCGGTCAACGAGGTCGGGCAGATGCTCATCAAGATCGGCAAGCGCGGGCGCAAACACGGCCTCGGAATGGTGGGCATCTCCCAGCGGCCAGCCGACGTGAAGAAAGACTACATCACGCAGTGTGACTGGCTGGTCTGGCACCGGCTGACCTGGAACAACGACACCAAAGTCGTCGGTCGGATCATCGACTCGGAGTACGCCGACGCCGTCGAGGATCTGGACAACGGCGAGGCGTTCCTGATGACCGACTGGGCCGAGACAATCCGCCGGGTCCAGTTCCACCGCAAGCAGACCTTCGACGCGGGCGCGACGCCGGGTCTGGACGACTTCGAACGGCCAGAGCTGAAGTCAGTCAGCGACGACCTCGTCAGCGAACTGGAGACCATCAGCGAGGAGAAAGAACAGACCCAGGGACGGATCAAGGACCTCCGGGAGGAACTGGACAAGAAGAACTCCCGGATCGCGGAGCTGGAGAAGGAACTCCAGGACGCCCGCGACATGACCCGCATGGCCGAGCAGTTCACCGAGGCACTGCTGGACCACGTCGAGGGGTACAATCCCGGCCGCACGCAGAAGGAGAAAGAGCGGACCCGACAGGCACAGCTCCGGGGTGCGATCGAAGACGGTGAGGGGGCCGACGACGGTGAAGAGGTCGCCGACGAATCGAGTGAGGCCGAGTCGAGTGAGGGCGAATCGACCGACGACCAGTCCGCGGGATCGGACGGCCCGGACGGCGAGCCGACCGACGAATCCGAGCCCGCATCGGCCGCGGACGAACCGGCGGACTCCGCTGACGAATCCGCCGATAGCTCGGACGAACCCGCCGACACGCCGGACGAAGGCGCTGTGGCCCCGGACACGGACGAACCCGCCCCCGACGGGACCTCTGGTGGCGGGTTCGGCGACGCCTTCGGCTCGTTCGCCGACGGTGGCCCCGCCATCTCCGGCGGTGGCGAGAGAGCGGGTGCCGACGGCGCTGGCGAGGCGACGACTGCCGATGGCTCGACCGACGCCACCGACGACGCTGGCGACGAACCGGACGGGCTCGACCTCGACTTCGAACCGGCGGCCTCGGGGAACGCCGACGGCGGTGCCGAAGTCGCGTTCGCGGACGCGACGGCCGAGGAGGACGAGTCCGCCGACGCTGACGACCGGCGAGAGTCCTCCACCGACGAGGGGCCCCACTCACAGCCGCGGTTCGTGGTCGACCTGCGAACCGAACTCGAAGAGATGGACGAGAAGACCAGACGGATGTTGCAGTACTACGTCGAGCAGGGCGCGGACACGCCGCTGAACGCGCACTTCTCTGCGGGCGGGAGCGGTGATCGAACGAGCGCCTACGCGCACAACCGCGAGCTCCGGCTGGCCGGGTTCGTGGAACACGTCGGCCGCGGGCGGTACGCGCCGCGGCTGAAAGCGCTCGTCCGAGAGCGCGCACCGGACGAGCCGTCGGCGACCGATGTCGTCGACGCCGTCACGGAGCTTCGAAGCACGATCGGAACGGCGTGA
- a CDS encoding transporter — protein MSELLAGIYAVHMTFAALWTGSVVFVAIAVLPTAMDGEGSPAPLSAMIGKLKLVSRTSALLLFLTGGHLAATQYGASGLTGTFRGYLVIAMLVLWFVLAGLVEVGSSKLTDGFDQQKLREPARNARPFFLGATVVAVLLLLDAGIILGI, from the coding sequence ATGAGCGAGCTACTGGCTGGTATTTACGCCGTCCACATGACGTTCGCCGCTCTGTGGACGGGGAGTGTCGTGTTCGTCGCAATCGCCGTCCTGCCGACCGCGATGGACGGCGAGGGATCGCCCGCGCCACTGTCGGCGATGATCGGGAAACTGAAGCTCGTCTCGCGGACGAGCGCCCTCCTGCTCTTCCTCACTGGCGGCCACCTCGCGGCGACCCAGTACGGGGCCAGCGGGCTCACGGGGACGTTCCGTGGCTACCTCGTCATCGCGATGCTGGTCCTCTGGTTCGTGCTGGCCGGCCTCGTCGAGGTCGGGTCGAGCAAGCTCACGGACGGGTTCGACCAGCAGAAACTCAGAGAGCCGGCGCGGAACGCCCGGCCGTTCTTCCTGGGGGCGACGGTCGTCGCCGTCCTCCTGTTGCTCGACGCGGGCATCATCCTCGGTATCTGA
- the dinB gene encoding DNA polymerase IV gives MDGGELTDWHEGATSTASTDRIVAHVDMDCFYAACERRREPALEGEPVVVGMGFEPGETHGAVATASYEAREYGVDSAMAISAALERLPRKVDAVEDPALDVADAGFYRPVDMEYYESVSDAVRTILHDRAPVVREVSIDEAYLDVTDVTEWETVEQWAARLKDEIRSTVGVPASVGVAPTMSAAKVASDRDKPDGLVVVEPGDVREFFADLPVEDVHGVGPVTAEELDELGIETAGELASEEPDVLEARFGERGLEIYRYARGEDDREVTPRGRPKSLSRESAFTEATDDREQLVDRVRSLAASVADRATSKDALYRTIGIKVVTPPFDVNTRARSLPGPVDEPDLVESVALDLLDEFEGQRVRKVGVRVSNLSFAAGRQASLGGFDGTDDDGESVEPTTEVDDGAPGRSSDGQVTLTGAPWADDEAADDATAGSLEGQTTIDDFRG, from the coding sequence ATGGACGGGGGTGAACTGACCGACTGGCACGAAGGTGCGACGAGTACGGCGTCGACAGACCGCATCGTCGCCCACGTCGACATGGACTGCTTCTACGCGGCCTGTGAGCGCCGCCGCGAGCCGGCTCTGGAGGGCGAACCCGTCGTCGTCGGCATGGGGTTCGAGCCCGGAGAGACACACGGTGCGGTCGCGACGGCCAGCTACGAGGCCCGCGAGTACGGCGTCGACAGCGCGATGGCGATCTCGGCGGCGCTCGAACGGCTCCCGCGAAAGGTCGACGCCGTCGAGGATCCGGCCCTGGATGTCGCCGACGCCGGCTTCTACCGGCCGGTCGACATGGAGTACTACGAGTCGGTCAGCGACGCGGTCCGGACGATCCTCCACGACCGCGCGCCGGTCGTCAGAGAGGTGAGCATCGACGAAGCGTACCTCGACGTGACCGACGTGACAGAGTGGGAGACCGTCGAGCAGTGGGCGGCGCGACTGAAAGACGAGATCCGATCGACCGTCGGCGTCCCGGCCAGTGTCGGCGTCGCCCCGACGATGAGCGCCGCCAAGGTCGCGAGCGACCGCGACAAGCCCGACGGGCTCGTCGTGGTCGAACCGGGAGATGTCCGGGAGTTCTTCGCAGACCTCCCGGTCGAGGACGTTCACGGCGTCGGCCCGGTCACGGCCGAGGAACTGGACGAGCTCGGGATCGAGACGGCCGGGGAACTGGCGAGCGAAGAACCGGACGTGCTCGAAGCGCGCTTCGGTGAGCGCGGGCTGGAGATCTACCGCTACGCACGCGGCGAGGACGACCGCGAGGTCACGCCCCGCGGGCGGCCAAAGAGCCTCTCGCGGGAGTCTGCCTTCACCGAGGCGACGGACGACCGCGAGCAACTGGTCGACCGCGTCCGCTCGCTCGCGGCGTCGGTCGCGGATCGGGCCACGAGCAAGGACGCGCTGTACCGGACGATCGGCATCAAGGTGGTGACGCCGCCGTTCGACGTCAACACCCGCGCCCGCTCGCTTCCGGGACCGGTCGACGAGCCCGATCTGGTCGAATCCGTCGCGCTGGACCTGCTGGACGAGTTCGAGGGCCAGCGCGTCAGGAAGGTCGGCGTCCGCGTCTCGAACCTCTCCTTCGCCGCGGGTCGACAGGCGAGTCTCGGGGGCTTCGACGGAACTGACGACGATGGCGAGAGCGTCGAGCCGACGACGGAGGTCGACGACGGAGCCCCCGGCCGGTCCTCGGACGGACAGGTGACGCTGACTGGTGCCCCCTGGGCCGACGACGAAGCGGCCGACGACGCCACGGCAGGCTCTCTGGAAGGCCAGACGACGATCGACGACTTTCGCGGGTGA
- a CDS encoding DUF6516 family protein, protein MGSLTDDDLDGVSEGRKYPDGTVVRVFCMRTDRDAYPSGWAYKLHYGATEPDPSRTLDDGTIRRYDNSHEDTKGHELHVAPDPEPDSITFPGMVELWERFWSEIPKSEFEVK, encoded by the coding sequence ATGGGCTCACTGACCGACGACGACCTGGATGGCGTGAGCGAGGGACGGAAGTATCCCGACGGGACGGTCGTCCGCGTGTTCTGCATGCGGACAGACCGTGATGCGTACCCGTCTGGATGGGCCTACAAGCTCCACTACGGCGCAACGGAGCCGGACCCGTCCCGCACGCTCGACGATGGGACGATTCGTCGGTACGACAACTCACACGAAGACACAAAAGGGCACGAACTACACGTCGCACCAGACCCCGAGCCGGACAGCATCACGTTCCCCGGCATGGTCGAACTGTGGGAACGGTTCTGGAGCGAGATCCCGAAATCCGAGTTTGAGGTCAAGTGA
- a CDS encoding site-specific integrase gives MDGELSPNTIKAREYRVGFFVRWCEGANNNGEPRLTNLNEISGRDILRYKNWRKAGINKVTLRTQLSDLRQFLSFCTTINAVPESIVEKVELPVLERGENERETYMDHAEAMEIIDFLETYEYASLNHVLFLLTWQTGARISGLHSLDVGDIDFESERLAIRHRPDEGTRLKNGPDGERVVALPTKTINIVRDYMEVNRLPVTDDHGRKPLFTSEHGRMHKNYLPKRLYQVTRPCHYAQECPADKDPFGCEYTGAIDDAVACPHNTRPHDIRRGAITHWLRQDVPETAVSDRMNVSEKTLDRHYDQRTDTEKAEQRRQYLDDL, from the coding sequence ATGGACGGTGAACTCTCACCGAACACAATCAAAGCCCGTGAGTACCGTGTTGGCTTTTTCGTCCGCTGGTGTGAGGGGGCCAATAATAACGGTGAACCCCGACTCACGAATTTAAACGAGATCAGCGGACGGGACATCCTTCGATACAAGAACTGGCGCAAGGCGGGGATCAACAAAGTCACACTCCGAACCCAACTCTCGGACCTTCGGCAGTTCCTTTCGTTCTGTACGACGATCAACGCGGTTCCCGAGAGCATCGTCGAGAAGGTCGAGCTTCCTGTCCTCGAACGTGGGGAAAACGAACGTGAAACCTACATGGACCACGCCGAGGCGATGGAGATTATTGACTTCCTCGAAACGTACGAATACGCTTCACTCAACCACGTCCTCTTTCTGTTGACGTGGCAGACTGGGGCACGGATCAGTGGCTTGCACAGCCTTGACGTTGGAGACATTGACTTCGAATCAGAGCGGCTGGCCATCCGACATCGGCCTGACGAGGGGACGAGGCTAAAGAACGGGCCAGACGGGGAACGTGTCGTCGCCCTGCCTACAAAGACAATCAACATCGTTCGTGACTACATGGAGGTGAATCGACTCCCTGTGACTGACGACCACGGTCGTAAGCCATTGTTCACGAGCGAGCACGGACGGATGCACAAGAACTACCTCCCGAAACGACTGTATCAGGTTACTCGTCCGTGTCACTACGCCCAGGAGTGTCCTGCCGACAAGGACCCGTTCGGCTGTGAGTACACGGGTGCGATCGACGACGCGGTTGCCTGTCCGCACAACACTCGTCCCCACGACATCCGACGTGGTGCGATCACCCACTGGCTCCGTCAGGACGTACCTGAGACAGCGGTCAGTGATCGGATGAACGTCTCGGAGAAAACACTCGATAGACACTACGATCAACGGACTGATACCGAAAAGGCCGAACAGCGACGACAGTATCTCGACGATCTGTGA